A genome region from Magnolia sinica isolate HGM2019 chromosome 8, MsV1, whole genome shotgun sequence includes the following:
- the LOC131253402 gene encoding uncharacterized protein LOC131253402: MATSVSGPPISPNPTAHDSSPPSPPSPPPSSSKNAQDEEEEEEEEEEEEEEEEEEEEEEEEISEEGRLSSERSKLNNLFRRLSSERVSVRVHDVVIKGNTKTKDSVIEAEFELLRNATTLQELLQAAAIANARMQRLDIFDSVSITIDEGPPELPGTANVVVNVVETKNPLSGDIGIFNKPEARSWSLEGSLKLKNLFGYGDIWDLSGAYGWDQASELSTGLLLPRFKALSTPLLARASLLSQDWLKFSSYKERLLGISIGLVSTKHHDLAYNLTWRTLTDPSHMSSKSIRRQLGHSLLSSMKYTYKIDHRDSQLRPTCGYAFASVSQIGGLAPDSRSLRFIRQEFDLRYALPLGFYNAALNFGVSTGIVLPWGRGFMNMSSPLPERFFIGGHASPVCSLGGPTMLLGFKPRGLGPTDSRRLIIDKLDKDEATASPGRDVIGGDLAVTAFADLSFNLPLKLFRESGIHGHMFVCAGNLAKLTENEYQNFSLRKFAESFRTSAGFGLIVPTKLFRMEINYCYILKQFEHDRGKTGIQFNFSCPSISVSS, encoded by the exons ATGGCGACCTCAGTATCTGGCCCACCGATCTCCCCAAATCCAACTGCCCATGATTCATCACCGccatcaccaccatcaccaccaccatcttCATCAAAAAATGCccaagacgaagaagaagaggaggaggaggaggaggaggaggaggaggaagaagaagaagaagaagaagaagaagaggaaatctCAGAAGAAGGTAGGTTATCTTCCGAAAGATCGAAGCTCAACAACCTCTTCCGCCGCCTGTCGAGCGAGCGGGTATCCGTCCGAGTCCATGATGTTGTCATAAAAGGCAATACCAAAACCAAGGACTCCGTCATCGAGGCTGAATTCGAGCTCCTTAGGAATGCCACCACCTTGCAGGAGCTCCTTCAAGCGGCCGCCATCGCCAATGCTCGGATGCAGAGGCTTGACATCTTCGACTCCGTCTCCATCACGATTGATGAGGGCCCGCCTGAGCTGCCTGGTACTGCTAATGTCGTTGTTAATGTCGTGGAGACAAAGAATCCGCTCAGCGGAGATATTGGCATCTTCAACAAGCCTGAG GCGAGATCTTGGTCGCTTGAAGGATCCCTCAAGTTGAAAAACTTGTTTGGTTATGGTGATATTTGGGATCTTTCCGGGGCTTATGGATGGGACCAAGCATCAGAATTAAGCACCGGATTGTTGTTACCCCGATTCAAAGCATTATCGACCCCTCTATTGGCTCGAGCGTCACTACTCTCTCAAGATTGGTTGAAGTTCTCATCTTACAAAGAACGATTGTTGGGCATTTCCATTGGCTTGGTTTCAACAAAGCATCATGACTTGGCTTACAATCTTACGTGGCGTACCTTAACGGATCCTTCACACATGTCCTCCAAGTCAATAAGGAGACAGTTGGGACACAGTTTGCTTTCTTCTATGAAGTACACGTATAAGATTGACCACAGAGACTCACAATTGAGGCCAACCTGTGGATACGCCTTTGCTTCGGTGTCTCAAATTGGAGGTCTTGCGCCTGATAGTAGGAGCTTACGATTCATACGCCAG GAGTTCGATCTCCGCTATGCTCTCCCCTTGGGCTTCTACAATGCAGCCCTCAACTTTGGGGTCTCTACAGGCATTGTCTTGCCTTGGGGAAGAGGGTTCATGAACATGTCCTCTCCTCTGCCCGAGAGATTCTTCATAGGCGGCCACGCCTCTCCCGTGTGCTCCTTGGGTGGGCCCACAATGTTGTTGGGGTTCAAGCCTAGAGGATTGGGGCCAACCGACTCCAGAAGGTTAATCATTGATAAACTGGATAAAGACGAAGCAACTGCCTCACCTGGGAGGGATGTCATTGGGGGAGATCTTGCCGTTACTGCTTTTGCAGACCTATCTTTCAATCTGCCATTGAAGCTGTTCAGGGAATCTGGAATACACGGTCACATGTTTGTCTGTGCTGGAAATCTGGCCAAACTGACTGAGAATGAGTATCAGAATTTTTCACTTCGGAAATTTGCAGAATCATTCCGGACCTCCGCTGGTTTCGGCTTAATCGTTCCCACCAAGTTGTTTCGCATGGAG ATAAACTACTGTTACATACTGAAACAGTTTGAGCATGATCGTGGGAAGACAGGCATACAATTCAATTTCTCTTGCCCATCTATTAGTGTTTCGAGCTga